In Kordia antarctica, the following proteins share a genomic window:
- the pruA gene encoding L-glutamate gamma-semialdehyde dehydrogenase produces MGKGFFQVPTAINETVKSYAPGTPERAAVIAQYETYFNGNVDVPMYIGSEEVRTGNTNTMSPPHDHKHIVGTYHLAEKKHVTHAIENALEARKKWSQIAWEERAAIFLKAAELIAGPYRAKINAATMIAQSKNVHQAEIDASCELIDFLRFNVEFMSQIYAEQPDSGEGVWNRVEYRPLEGFVYAITPFNFTAIAANLPASAAMMGNAVVWKPSDSQIFSAKVLVDIFKEAGVPDGVINVVYGDPVMITDTVLESPDFAGVHFTGSTYVFKELWKKIGNKIHTYKTYPKIVGETGGKDFIIAHPSADPKQVATGITRGAFEFQGQKCSAASRAYLPKSMADEVLNYVKEDVASFKMGSPADLGNYITAVIHEGSFDKLAKYIDQAKADADAEVIIGGNYDKSKGYFIEPTVIVAKDPKYTTMETELFGPVMTVYVYDDADWSETLQLVDQTSEYALTGAVFSRDRYAVEEATKALVNCAGNFYVNDKPTGAVVGQQPFGGARASGTNDKAGSPQNLLRWVSPRLIKETFVTPIDYRYPFLG; encoded by the coding sequence ATGGGAAAAGGATTTTTTCAAGTTCCAACTGCAATTAACGAAACTGTAAAATCGTACGCACCAGGAACTCCAGAAAGAGCTGCTGTTATTGCTCAATACGAAACGTATTTTAATGGAAATGTAGATGTACCAATGTATATTGGTAGTGAGGAAGTAAGAACTGGAAACACCAATACAATGTCTCCGCCACACGATCATAAACATATTGTTGGAACGTATCATTTAGCAGAAAAGAAGCATGTAACACACGCTATTGAAAACGCTTTGGAAGCTAGAAAAAAATGGTCGCAAATAGCATGGGAAGAACGTGCTGCTATCTTTTTGAAAGCTGCTGAATTGATTGCTGGTCCTTATAGAGCAAAAATAAACGCTGCGACCATGATTGCGCAATCTAAGAATGTACACCAAGCAGAGATTGATGCTTCTTGTGAGTTGATTGACTTTTTACGTTTTAACGTAGAGTTTATGTCTCAAATTTATGCTGAACAACCAGATTCTGGAGAAGGCGTTTGGAATCGTGTTGAATATAGACCATTAGAAGGATTTGTATACGCAATTACGCCTTTTAACTTTACAGCGATTGCAGCAAATTTACCTGCAAGTGCTGCCATGATGGGAAATGCAGTAGTTTGGAAACCTAGTGATAGTCAAATTTTCTCTGCGAAAGTATTGGTAGATATTTTTAAAGAAGCTGGTGTACCAGATGGCGTTATAAACGTTGTTTACGGTGATCCTGTTATGATTACAGATACTGTTTTGGAAAGTCCTGATTTTGCTGGAGTTCACTTTACAGGTTCTACCTACGTATTTAAAGAGCTTTGGAAGAAGATTGGAAACAAAATTCACACATATAAAACATATCCAAAAATTGTTGGAGAAACTGGTGGAAAAGATTTCATCATTGCGCATCCAAGTGCAGATCCTAAACAAGTTGCTACCGGAATTACACGTGGTGCATTTGAGTTTCAAGGACAAAAATGTAGTGCTGCTTCAAGAGCATATTTACCAAAATCAATGGCTGATGAAGTATTAAACTATGTAAAAGAAGATGTTGCTTCTTTTAAAATGGGTTCGCCTGCCGATTTAGGAAACTATATTACAGCGGTAATTCATGAAGGTTCGTTTGATAAATTGGCAAAATATATAGACCAAGCAAAAGCTGATGCAGACGCAGAAGTTATTATTGGTGGAAATTATGACAAGTCAAAAGGATACTTTATTGAGCCAACTGTAATTGTTGCAAAAGATCCAAAGTATACAACAATGGAAACGGAATTATTTGGACCTGTTATGACTGTTTATGTGTATGACGATGCTGATTGGTCGGAAACGCTACAATTAGTTGACCAAACTTCAGAATACGCGTTAACAGGAGCTGTTTTCTCTAGAGATCGGTATGCGGTTGAAGAAGCTACAAAGGCTTTGGTAAACTGCGCAGGGAACTTTTATGTGAATGACAAACCAACTGGAGCTGTTGTTGGACAACAACCATTTGGTGGCGCAAGAGCATCAGGAACAAATGACAAAGCAGGTTCTCCACAGAACTTGTTACGTTGGGTTTCTCCACGATTAATTAAAGAAACATTTGTAACACCAATAGATTACAGATATCCGTTTTTAGGATAA
- a CDS encoding NRDE family protein, with amino-acid sequence MCTVSFIYKGNEEFVITSNRDESPMRETYKPNFYNTLDTKMIFPKDAVEGGTWIGTSDKKRVVCLLNGGFEMQAHLPKYRHSRGIVVKDFLASTDITKTVTNYNLDLIEPFTIVIVDWNTTVQLFELIWDGTQKHFQKLPLKPRIWSSSTLYTEKMKEMRRNWFTAFQQEETLNATSILNFHKTAGINDPNVDVIMNRGFVQTISITQVEKIAKNVTMNYYDLVKKSHTINSFNPIEAVYE; translated from the coding sequence ATGTGTACAGTTAGTTTTATATATAAAGGAAATGAGGAGTTTGTAATAACATCAAACCGAGATGAATCGCCAATGCGAGAAACATACAAACCTAATTTTTACAATACTTTAGATACAAAAATGATATTTCCAAAAGATGCCGTTGAAGGCGGAACTTGGATTGGAACAAGTGATAAAAAACGTGTTGTTTGCCTGTTAAATGGTGGTTTTGAAATGCAGGCGCATTTGCCAAAGTATCGTCACAGTCGCGGTATTGTTGTCAAAGATTTTTTAGCTTCCACAGATATTACAAAAACTGTTACTAATTATAATTTAGATCTCATAGAACCGTTTACGATTGTTATTGTTGATTGGAATACAACAGTTCAACTTTTTGAATTAATTTGGGATGGAACTCAAAAACACTTCCAAAAACTTCCGTTAAAACCTCGTATTTGGTCGTCTTCTACATTATATACTGAAAAAATGAAAGAAATGCGACGCAATTGGTTTACTGCTTTTCAGCAAGAAGAAACACTGAATGCAACTTCAATACTCAACTTTCACAAAACGGCAGGAATCAACGATCCAAATGTTGATGTGATTATGAATAGAGGTTTTGTGCAAACAATCAGTATCACGCAAGTGGAAAAAATAGCAAAAAATGTTACGATGAATTATTACGATCTTGTCAAAAAATCGCATACTATTAATTCTTTTAATCCAATAGAAGCAGTATATGAATAA
- a CDS encoding DUF6695 family protein: protein MNNSGIILALAYPDTIVRTAEEWYSPFMRFVGIGKKHYIRAGHAALVLIEKSTGTIAYHDYGRYVTKLSYGRVRSKVRDRELDFPLKAIIRNNEIVNLDELLHFFGNNPKLTHGEGKMVASVCDQVDYEIARNYIDYCLRHGSTTYAAFLKNASNCARFVTDTLIESVTNPKVKKRLKKSTWFTPSTVGNVVLANTTKHIYEVIGENIQVFNSTSRKEIIRCFLDRLKTHEPNTTGNLVPKSLPTISENAQWLSGIGAGVWFEIEQLPAITYCFRIRRISPYGNVDVDGIFKVNDPRFDLQQPYEFIHDSNCSYCNILQNDKVYYFSFQEDYTLAIS, encoded by the coding sequence ATGAATAATTCGGGTATTATACTTGCGCTGGCATATCCTGACACTATTGTACGAACTGCCGAAGAATGGTATTCGCCTTTTATGAGGTTCGTAGGAATTGGTAAAAAACACTACATTCGTGCTGGTCATGCGGCTTTGGTGCTCATTGAAAAATCGACAGGAACTATTGCGTATCACGATTATGGACGTTATGTTACAAAACTGTCTTACGGACGCGTACGATCAAAAGTGCGCGATCGTGAACTCGATTTTCCGCTAAAAGCAATCATTCGTAATAACGAAATTGTCAATCTAGACGAATTATTACACTTCTTTGGAAACAATCCAAAATTAACACATGGCGAAGGAAAAATGGTGGCTTCTGTATGCGATCAAGTTGATTATGAAATAGCTAGAAATTATATTGATTATTGCCTGCGACACGGTTCCACAACGTACGCGGCTTTCTTGAAAAATGCTTCCAATTGTGCGCGATTTGTTACAGATACTTTAATTGAATCCGTGACCAATCCGAAAGTGAAAAAGCGATTAAAAAAATCAACATGGTTTACGCCAAGTACTGTCGGAAACGTCGTGTTGGCAAATACAACGAAACATATATATGAAGTTATTGGCGAAAATATCCAAGTGTTCAATTCTACTTCTCGAAAAGAAATAATACGTTGTTTTTTAGATCGATTAAAAACTCATGAACCAAATACAACAGGGAATTTAGTACCAAAATCACTTCCTACTATTTCAGAAAACGCGCAATGGCTTTCAGGAATTGGTGCTGGCGTATGGTTTGAAATTGAGCAACTTCCGGCAATTACCTATTGTTTTAGAATCCGTAGAATTTCTCCGTATGGAAATGTAGATGTGGACGGAATTTTTAAAGTAAATGATCCACGATTTGATTTGCAACAACCCTACGAATTCATTCATGATTCCAACTGTTCGTATTGTAACATTCTACAAAACGATAAAGTGTATTACTTTAGTTTTCAAGAGGATTATACGTTGGCTATATCCTAA
- a CDS encoding helix-turn-helix domain-containing protein — translation MYLVYRYNNPKKAKIYADELYVKVQMTKDDRKIGEALFRKAFIAQSLNDNDDAFKHVENSLSIAKKINSDSLILKNIVLKGNIFSLKGDYKNATDQYLSAKDIAKSMGSINAILNINHNIGFLKKQTNDLKEAVQIFTENLELIRQQKSSDLERLEIKSLSFLSDTYLKMQDYKNAELYANEALQKTSFKKFQDLYIYNSVSKFIISFQQKKYKISINHINSLIHGILEFGDRQYLTTSYLYLGKNYLQLQECDSVIKYFEKIKVITAKEDFEFPELKEVHHSLGICYTKIGDKEKSLENQKLAATFDQKYDSINVIVNNELHIKNDIVPLKEKIESLDDYGQQQKSRATLWYSISGVLILSLLLFFFLYRKKQQQAKKRFQELLQTIDALEQSKTESQLVKTTTSVITDESVLEILEGLKTFEEKKYYLRQDCTLGFVAKKLKTNTSYLSNVINTYKEKPFTSYLTELRINAALIRLRNDQKLRAYTIKAIAEEFGFKRQETFSKAFKAQTKMLPSHYIKSINNQ, via the coding sequence TTGTATTTGGTTTATAGATATAACAATCCTAAAAAGGCTAAAATATATGCAGATGAGCTCTATGTTAAAGTTCAAATGACTAAAGATGACAGGAAAATTGGGGAAGCTCTATTTAGAAAAGCTTTTATAGCTCAATCATTAAATGACAATGATGATGCTTTTAAACATGTGGAAAATTCGCTTTCTATTGCAAAAAAAATAAATAGTGACTCTTTAATCTTAAAGAATATTGTTCTAAAAGGGAATATTTTTTCATTAAAGGGAGATTATAAAAATGCTACTGATCAATATTTATCAGCAAAAGATATTGCGAAAAGTATGGGCAGTATTAATGCTATTTTAAATATAAATCACAACATAGGTTTTCTAAAAAAACAAACTAATGATCTAAAAGAAGCAGTGCAAATATTTACTGAAAATTTAGAATTAATTCGTCAGCAAAAAAGTAGTGATTTGGAACGCCTTGAAATTAAAAGTCTAAGTTTTCTTTCAGATACGTATTTAAAAATGCAAGATTATAAAAATGCTGAATTATATGCTAATGAAGCATTACAAAAAACTTCTTTTAAAAAATTTCAAGATTTGTATATTTATAATTCTGTTAGTAAATTTATTATTAGCTTTCAACAGAAAAAATATAAAATAAGTATCAATCATATAAATTCTTTAATTCATGGTATTTTAGAGTTTGGTGATCGACAATATCTAACAACATCTTACCTTTATTTAGGTAAAAATTACCTACAATTACAGGAATGCGATAGTGTTATTAAGTATTTTGAAAAAATTAAAGTAATTACCGCAAAAGAAGATTTTGAATTCCCCGAACTAAAAGAAGTGCATCACTCCTTAGGTATTTGCTACACAAAAATAGGTGACAAAGAAAAGAGTCTTGAAAACCAAAAATTAGCTGCAACGTTTGACCAGAAATACGATAGTATCAATGTAATAGTAAATAATGAACTACACATAAAAAACGACATAGTACCTTTAAAAGAAAAAATAGAATCTTTAGATGATTATGGGCAACAACAAAAAAGTCGTGCAACTTTATGGTATAGTATCTCTGGGGTTTTGATTCTATCATTACTATTATTTTTCTTCTTATACAGAAAAAAACAACAACAAGCTAAAAAACGCTTTCAAGAGCTATTACAAACTATAGATGCGTTGGAGCAATCTAAAACCGAATCGCAACTAGTAAAAACGACAACTTCGGTGATTACAGATGAAAGTGTATTGGAAATTTTAGAAGGTTTGAAAACTTTTGAGGAAAAAAAATATTACTTACGACAAGATTGCACCTTAGGATTTGTTGCCAAAAAGTTAAAAACCAATACATCTTATTTATCAAATGTGATTAATACCTATAAAGAAAAACCGTTTACATCCTACCTTACCGAATTACGAATCAACGCTGCACTAATTCGCTTAAGAAATGACCAGAAATTAAGAGCATATACCATCAAGGCAATTGCTGAAGAGTTTGGTTTTAAACGCCAAGAAACGTTCTCTAAAGCCTTTAAAGCGCAAACAAAAATGCTTCCTTCACATTACATCAAAAGCATTAATAATCAATGA